The genomic interval AAAAGCAAGCACATGGCCAAGTTCAGCATTTTCCCGGTGGGCGCCAAGCATCACCTCCACCCCGGGATTAAGATACTTCTGAATAAATACCTGGCTGGAAGGAAAAGTACGACTTAATTCAGCAAAAGCTTTTTCCACTGCTTTGTCAGTTTCAAGATTTAAAAGTACGCCACCTGCATCAGACTTGTGAACCACATCTTCCGATTCCACTTTCAAGGTTACCGGATAACCGATTTCCGCTGCCGCCGCCAGTGCCCCGGACATATCACTCACCTCACCATTGGCGATAACCGGCAACCCATAAGCATCCAGAAGGCTGAAAGCATCTGACTGGGACATGAACTGGCGGCCAGAAGAGCGGGTCTTATCGATCAACCGGATGGCCACAGACGGGTCAACATCGGCATAGCTCACCGGAGTAGAATCATGCCGCTCTTTCAACTGGGCATAACGGGCCAACGAGGCAGTCACCCGGCCGCCAACTTCAGGCATATCAAAGGTTGGAATACCGGCATCGGCAAAGATTTTCAGGGTTGTTGCCCAACCTTCCTTTTCAGTCATGGCCACCACAATCATCGGTTTAGAGGCATTTTTTGCCACTTCCACCAATCCCCGGGCCACTCCTTCCGTATCAACAAAAAACGGGGTGATAAAATTGACAAAGACGATATCAACATTGGGGTCTTTCATCAAAGTTTCGGCTGCCAGCTGATAATGTTCCGGAGTAGCTGTTGCCAGAACATCCACCGGATTGGCAATTGATGCCTCCGCGTAAAGATTTTCGCGCAAAGTCTCCTGACTGTCCGAAGATAGTTCAGCCATTTCACAACCACGCTCAATAATTTCATCGGTAACAATAATTCCCGGACCGCCGGTGTTGGTAATAATCGCCAGCCGGTTGCCGGTGGCCACCGGCAGGGCCGACAAGGCCCTGGCTGCCTGACACAGCTCTTCCTCATCGTTAAAGGTCAGGATTCCACATTTTTCCAACAACAGGCTGGTAGTTGTATCCACCCCCATCATGCCACCGGTATGGGAAGATACCGCTTTGGCCCCCAGCTTGGTTCGCCCGGTTTTCATTGCCAGAATGGGCTTGTTTTTTGTGATTTCAGCCGCAACCCTGGCAAAACCGGCGGCATCCGACAGGGTTTCAATGTGGAGAAGAATAACCTTGGTTCCTGGGTCATTGCCCCAATATTCAAGGATTTCAGTGGCATTGATATCCGACTGGTTGCCATATGATGCATACATCCGAAAACCGAGTCCCATTTCATACAAACGGTTATTGATAACTTCCCCCACGCCGCCGGACTGGGCCATCACCGAAATAGTCCCGGGAACCATTTTCGTAAAAGTAAAATTACAATAGGCCCGCACTTCAGGATCGGAATTCATCACTCCCTGGCAATTGGGACCAAAAACTCTGATCCCGTATTTTCTGGCAATCACCAGCATTTCCTCTTCGAGCTTAATACCATTAGCCCCGATTTCACGAAAACCAGCAGTGTTAACGATCACCACTTTGACCCCTTTTTGGCCGCATTTCTCAATTTCAGCCAGAACTCGGGTATTCTTAACAATAATGTGCGCTAGATCAACATCAAGTGGCACTTCGGTAATATCTTTATAGGCAACAAAATTTTTGACAAAAGGGGCTTTCGGATTGACGGTGAAAATTGGACCTTTATAGCCACTGTCCACCAGATTCTGGACAATCCGGTAGCCAATGGTCAATTCCCGGTTTGAAGCGCCAATTACCGCTACCGATTTCGGCCTGAATAGTGCATCCAACATTTTCAATCCTCCCCTTTATCTCATTCTATTTTATATTTTTGTTTAAAAAACTATCCTGATACTATCACCTAAGCTGAGCGATTAGCGATTAGCGATTAGCAATTAGCAATTAGCAATTAGCAATTAGCAATTAGCAATTAGCAATTAGCAATTAGCAATTAGCAATTAGCCTTTAATAATCAGAACTTTACGTTGATTAGTAACAACACCCATCGGATGAACATGTATAATATTAAACATCTTGTAATCATTGAGCTAATAGCTAAGTGCTAAAAGCTAATCGCTTAATTCAGGTATCACTATAATGCCGCTAATGGGTGCTGTTTCAGCGCGACATCGTGAGATATGAAATTCTCACAAAACCATCACAAATTCCTGGCTGTCAGGGCAGCCCCAAAGGCACCCATGGTTTGAGGATGAGGGGCAATAACCACCTGGCTTTCGGTCATTTCAGCCATCATTCGGGCAATGATCGGATTGTGAGCAATAACACCCCCCGTCAGCACCACTTTGCCGACAATGGCATCCATTTCCACCACCCGCTTGACCACCGAACGAAACACACCCTTAACAATATCTTCAGGTTTGGCGCCGCGGCGCAGCAATCCAAGGATCTCGGTGCAGCTGAACACGGTACAAAAAGAGCCAATAGTAACTTCATTTTCACTCTTTTCCGCCATCCCATTGAGGCTGCTTAATTCAAGCCCCAGGCGATAGGAAACTTCCTCAATAAAGGCCCCGGTCCCGGCCGCACATTTGCGATTCATGGAAAAGGTTTCCCGCTCACCGGCAGCGTTCACCCGAATAATCTTATTGTCCTGCCCACCGATATCGATGATGGTCAGGGCTTCAGGGTAATAATGATAAGCTCCGGCAGAATGGCAGAGAATCTCCGTACGCATTTCATCGGCAAAAGCCACATTGCGCCGGCCATAACCGGTGGAAACTACTCTTTTGACCTGCTGCCGTTCAACCCCAAGAGATCCAAGAACCTGGCTGAAAACGCTTTCTGCAGCCCCGGCAAAATCAAAACCACTTTTATCTACCGCATCGGCCAAGAGCTTACCTGATGAATCAACAATGGCAACCTTCGTAGTAGTGGAGCCTACATCAACACCAGCAAAAAGCCCCATAGCCATTATATCCGCTCACCCAGCTGTTCAATAAAAGCCTCAATCTTGGTGATTGCCTGCTCTTCTGAATAACAGCGCAGGTCATTGAGATCGCCATCAATGGTTACGAACGGTAAACCGGCTTTTTCCTGCAGCCGCTGGGGCAGACCATAGCGGCAGTTGGTATTAGCAGGACAGGTCTTGGCATCATGAAAAATCACGCCGTCAAAATCGAAGATATCTTTCATCTTGATATAATAGTCTTCTTTATAATCATCATCACGAACGATAAACAGCTCGGTATAAGCACGGGCCATGGAATCCCAAGGATCATTTCCGTCCAAAGCAGTAAAAATCCAGCTATTACAATAAGTTGAAGCTATAACATTGGTTTTTAAGCGCAAAAACATTTCAGCATTTTCCCGCAGCTTGCCCCAGATGGGCATCCCTTCCCAATAAATCCTGAATTTCTCACCCGGAACCGCGGCTACTCCTTCATCTACCCAGCCCCGCAATTCCTCCAGCAGAGTTTCATAGTAATCAATCGCTATCTGGGTCCCACGCGCCACCACCGCCGGCCCCATGTGAATGGTACCATCAAAAAAGGTCAGGGGGCTGGGCTTGTTGTTCGCCATTTCCAAAACTTCTTTCCAGAGATCAGAACATTTACGGGACATCCAGACGGTTTCCGCCAGTTTATCCATATCCAGTTTATTGCCGGTGATCGCCGTCAGATCAGCCGCCAGCTTTTTAAACTGCCCGGAAATCCCCAGTATGTGGGTTTTTGTAACTTCGCCAACGTTGACATAACTCTCAATCCCCAGGCAGGGAACATCCCAGCGGCGGGCATACCACTCAAACCAGTCCTTAACGTCACGACACTGATTGGTATTATAAACCAACACATCCGGTTTAGGGATAGACTCAATCCCATAAATTTTAGTCAGGGGGGTAAAACCCTTCAAATACGCGCCGACATCTGCGGTCAGGTAGGAGCAGATTTCCGGAGAATAACCGGCGGCATTAGCAACTGGGATATAATCGGTCGCCGTCCTGGTTGCCCCGAGAATAGCAGAATGATTCTCCGGGAAATAAACGAGGAAACCCATGGCCCGCAACAACTCCGCCGGTCCGACACTGGTACACCAGGCAACTTTGGGATTCCCGGACTTCACTGCCGCATCTATCTCATAAAAGTGATCTGCCATCACTTTCTTCATTAATTTTGCGGTTTTTAACCTTCTTATTTCTGCCATTGATTATCTCCTTTTAGGGAATATATTTCTAAAATAGCCGATCCATTAAACGAACCACATCGGCTTCGGAAAAGCAATATATATACCATAGTAAAGGAAACGGTGTAAGGTATAGGGTGCAAGGTTAGCAATTCTAATTACGGAGCCTAATGGGGTTCAGAACTGAAAATTGACAGTTTCAGCCAACGTGATTTCGATACGTTACACGTCACTGGAATCGCCTCAAAAGTCATAATTAGAATTGCTGGTGCAAGGTGTTTTCCTTATACCGTAAACCGTACACCGTACATCATTAGATGTCTCTGAAAAAACAATCGTGAGGCTGAGATATAATCAGGACAGATTACGACCAAGATCAGGAGCGATAAAAATTAAACCAAAAACCGTAAATTTTAACCGAAAGGCCAGCGAGAAAGGGGAAGGGAATTTTATGAGGACTCAGGATAAATTATTTCACCTGAATGACGAAAATTATAGCCGCGAAACATCTCAGTTCTCAGCGTCAGTTTTTCCGGTTCAAGCAAAGAAAAGAAATCTTTGATCGGATGGGCAACAAAGCCATCTTTTAAGGTCACCAGATCAAATCTTTCCTCAACCAGGGGAATAAAATGTAAACCCAGCAGATCAGCCACATACTCAATTCCCACCCCGACATCGGCATCATTTCTCAGGATTGTCAGGCCAACTTCCATATGCGTCACCTTTTCACGTTGATAGCCATTTACCTGAGATGGTGAAAGCCCCTCTTTTACCAACTGATAATCAAGGATATAACGGGTTCCGGAACCATCGTTGCGGTTGATAAAGAGAATATCCCGGCGGGCTAAATCACTGATTCCCTCTATCCCCAAAGGATTATCTTTCGCCACCAGCAAACCCTGCCGGCGATAGGCCAGGTTAACCACCAGGTATGGTTTGGCATGCAAATGGACGGCTGCATAAGGAAGATTATATTCACCGGTGGGTGGGTGAAAAAGGTGTACCCCGGCAATCTGGGATTTACCGGCAGCCAGGGAAAGAAGTCCCCGTTTGCTCCCAAGAGCTGCATGAAAAACAAGATGCCGGGGGAAATGAATCCGGTTAAATTCTTCAATCAAGCTCAAGAGCAAGGGGTCATCACTACCGGCCAAAAGGATATTTTTCGCCAGCGCTGTCTGTTCTTCCAGCCAGCGGTTAATTTGTTCACGGGGGAAAAGCCATTTACCAACAACCCGGGTACAGGGAATACTGCCCTCCCGAATCAACCGATAAACCTTTTTTTCATTAATTTTCAGGAAAGCTGCCACCTCCCTGGTGGTCAGTAATTTCTTGTCATTCATCTATAAAGGTTCCGGTCAGCGCTTACCGACAATTTCATACTCATCGCGATGTAAATGATCATCTTTTCTGATGGTTATCTTTTTCTCCAGCTCATATTCCAGAGAATCCATGGTAAGACTTTCCATGTCATAAAGATAATCTGCAACCTCAGGGCTGACCTTTACCACCAGCTCCAGGATTTCCTCTGCATAGGAATAGCTTTTTATTTCCCGAATAATTTCATAAGTAACCGTATTTATAGATTTTATAAATCCCCGACCATCACAATAAGGACAGTCATCGCAAAGAACCCGCACCAAGTTGTCACGGGTGCGCTCACGGGTCATTTCCACCATTCCCAATTCAGAAATTTTTAATACATGAGCCTTGGCTTTATCCCTTTTCAGAGATTCTCCCAGAACATCATAGACCCGTTCCCGATGTTTTCTATCCTCCATGTCAATAAAATCAATAATTATGATGCCGCCGATATTCCGCAGGCGGAGTTGAAAGGCTATCTCCTTTGCTGCCTCGAGATTGGTTTTCAGGATGGTATCTTCCAGATTCCGTTTACCGACATAGCGCCCGGTATTGACATCTATGGCCGTCAGAGCCTCTGTTGTTTCAATAATGATCGAGCCTCCTGATTTCAGCCAGACCTTCTTATCCAGGGCTTTATTGACCTCCATTTCCACATCATAAGCCTGGAATAAAGGCTGCACTCCCCGATATAATTCAAGAGAACAATCCATCCCGGGAAAGAAGGTCGAAACAAAATTTTTCAGCTGCTGATATTCACTTTCCGAGTCAATCAACAGGCGGTCAATATCGGCAGAATAGAGGTCACGGATAAGCCGCTGCGGCAAGCTTAAATCCTGATAAATGAGAGACGGCGCCGGGTTATTTTCATACTTCACCTGGATATTGCGCCAAAGCTTCAGCAAAAAATCCAGGTCATGGATCAAGGCCTGTTTATCTTTGCATTCGCTGGCAGTTCTGACAATCACTCCCATATCCGCGGGCTTGACGGACATCACCAGTTCCTTGAGGCGCTGGCGTTCTTCTTCATCAATAATTTTACGGGAGATACCGACATTATTCACCGTTGGCAATAAAACCAGGTACCTGCCGGCCAGGGAGCTGTAAGTGGTAATACGGGCACCTTTGGTACTTATGGGCTCACGGGAAACCCGTACCAGAATATCCTGACCTTCCTGCAGCAGATCGCCGATCTGGCGGTCAGGAGCAATCCGCCCATCGGCAGAATCATCCCCAAAAGGCAAGAGTTCTCCTTCCTGATCAGCAAACACGGTAGAAGATTCATGGCTTTGACAGACATCTGAAACATAGAGATAGGCGGCTTTCTCCAGGCCGATATCAACAAATGCCGCATCCATCCCCGGTAATACCTTCACCACTTTTCCCTTATAAATATTGCCGACAATTCCCAGGTCCCGGCTACGCTCATAGAAAAGCTCGGCCAAAACCCTGTTTTCCATCAAGGCCACCCGGGTTTCGGTTTTCGTGACATTCATTAACAGTTCGGCTGACATGCAACCTCCTCATTGTCAGGTTCAAGGAGATAACTTCTTCGTTTTATCACCGTGTACCCATCAGTCACCCGCTCACAACTTCCCAGCAGGACTGAAACAAAATCAAAGATATTTGGGTTCCTGCCGTCCACCACCCTGAGGGTCACCAGCAGAGAAACGGCATCCAACATTTCAACTGCCTGCAGATGCGGGGCAAAGTCAAGGGTAATTTTCTTCCCCTTTTTCCGCCGGACAAAAACCAGTGAAGTTGATTCCCGGCCCCGGGCAAGAAATTCCGGCAGCCGTTCTCGCAGTTCAGGATCCTCAAACGTAACCTGATACTGACAGGACTGCAAACGTTGACTGATGGCCGGCAGCCCGGCCGGCAGGACCTGACAATTAATTAATTCCAGGCCCACCGGCATGTAAGATGCCCATTGCGATGAAAGGCTGCTTGAAGTTACCGGTTTGAGAGCAAGAAACTCCATGAACTCCTCCTCACTGCTCAACCCCAGAGGCAACGCATGAGCAAAGGTCAGCCGGGGATGGGGATGAAATCCCTGGGAATAGGCCAGGGGAACACCCAAACGCTGTAATCCCCGGATGAACAAGGTCACCATTTCCAGGTGGGAGAGGAAGGTCAACCGGCCACCGCGTCGATAGGACAAGAGATACTTCCATCTTTCCCCTGAAGCTGGTTTCTCCTGCAAGGCCGCACTGGTTACTGTTGTGGGTCCGGCATCAGGCTGAATTTTCAGACTTATGCCGGTCGATTCATGACACACCCCACATCCCTGACAACCACTGGTCCGACAATCAGGTGTTGTTTCCTGCCTAAGGGCCTTTTCTCGTTCGGACAACAAAAAAGATGGATCAACCCCAACGTTTATATGCCCCCATGGCAAAGTATCCTCTATCGTGAAAGTACGAGATACCTGCTGTTCCAGATCAATCCCAAAATGGGAAAAAGCCTGCTGCCAGCCGGCATAGAAAAACTTGTCAGTCCAGGCATCAAAGCTGCATCCATTGCGATAGGCCGCACATAAAACCGGCCATAAGCGTCGATCGCCGCGACTGAATATCCCTTCCAGCTGGCTTACCTTTCCATCATGCCATTTCAGTTGCAGCCGTCTGGAGACAGATTTAATCCGCTTGAAAAGAAATTGCTGCCGGCGTTTGGTTTCTTCAAGGCTGATCTGCGTCTCCCACTGAAACGGGGTATGTGATTTGGGCACAAAGGTGGAAACGGAAATAGTAATCCGTTGCCGTTTATTTTTTGCCCGCCCCAGGGCTTTGAGACATAAATCAATAATCCCCTGCAAATCTTCATCTGTTTCGGTAGGCAGGCCAATCATAAAATAAAATTTCAGCAGATCCCAGCCATTATTAAACAGAGCTTCCACTGTTTCCAGAATATCCTCTTCTGTCAGACCCTTGTTAATCACATCCCGAAGACGCTGGGTCCCGGCCTCAGGAGCAATGGTAAAACCACCATGACGGCCACCCTTCAATGCCTGCAGCAACTCTTCGGTCAAACAGCCAGCCCGCACTGAAGGAAACGAAAGGTTTACCGGCTCCCCGGCAAATTCAGCTTTCAAGCCGCTAACCAAAGGTAAAAGCTGGCTGTAATCACCAACGCTCAAGGAAAGCAGCGACAGATCATCAATACCTGTCTGTTCCCGGCAATCTCTGGCTCCGGCCAGCAATTCTTTAACGGTTCGTTCCCGTAGCGGCCGATAAATCATCCCGGCCTGGCAAAAACGGCAGCCACGGGTACAGCCACGGGAAATTTCCAGGGCCAATCGATCATGGACGACATTGATCAATGGTACCGGCGGAGACACCGGCAGTGGTTCCTGAGATATATCCCGGAAGATACGCCGCCGCACCTGATCATAGCCTGATTTCAGAGACGTTATGCTATCCAGGCGATCATTTTTCCAGGTCATGGAAAAAAAGGCGGGAATATACACCCCTTCGATGCCGGACAGTTCATGCAGCAAATCCTTTTTGCCGAGCTGCCTCTTTTTTGCTGCCAGAACTGCCTGGGCAATTTGCGGAAAAGCTTCCTCGCCATCACCCACCAGGATGGCATCAAACAAAGGGGCTACCGGTTCCGGGTTCACCATGCTGGGACCACCGGCAATAATCAAAGGAAAACCCGGACGATCTTCTGCCGCCAGGGGAATTCCGGCCAGGTCAAGCATGGCCAGAACATTAGTGTACGACATCTCGTACTGGAGAGAAAAACCAACCAGATCAAACTGACCCAAAGGAGTTTGACTTTCAAGGGAAAAAAGCGGGGTCCGAAACTTTTTCAGGTTGGCGGCAAAATCATCCCAGGGAGCAAAAACCCTCTCACAGTAAAGATCATCCCGGCGGTTCAGCAACTGGTACAACAGCAGAAAACCGTAGTGGGACATGCCGATTTCATAGACATCGGGAAAAGTAAGAGCAAGATGCAGCTGCTCAGGTCGTCTATCCTTATGAACCGCGTTTATTTCATGGTTCAGGTAGCGCCCCGGCCGGTTAACGCCGGCCAGAAGTTTATAGTCCATAGGATTCCCGGAACCAGGCAACCCCACGGGTGATATCCGCGGGATTATGGGGTTCGAAGGTATAAGCCCGGGGTTCAATCTTCAAGGTTGAAATTTCCCTTTTGAATGCGGCAAAGTCAATCAAACCATCGCCTGGCACCAGGTGATCATCAAAGCTGCCGCGATTGTCATGGAGATGAAAGGAAAAAATACGATCTCGCAATAAAGACAGCCACTCATTAAGGTCCACGGTTCCAAAAAGATTCCAATGGCCAATATCAAAGCAACAGCCAAATCTTGGAGAATCCACTGCATCCATCAACATTTTCAAACCGATGGGTGAGGTTTCAAAAATATTTTCCACCGCTATGTACGTATCTGCCTTTTCCGCTTCTTCCACCAGCGGTTCCCAGAAACGCCTGCTGTTTTCAAGCCACATGGACATATTCAGCGCATATTTCCAGCGGTCGTAACCGGAATGAAAAACCACAACCCGGGGATGTAATACTTTCGCCAGTTTCAGTGCCTGTTGAAATCTCTTCCTGGTTGCATTCACCACCTGGGGATCAAATCCTCCCGGTGAGAGGTCAATAAACGGCCCATGCATGGTGCAGGGCAGCTGCAAATCCCGCATCCGTTCAACCAGGGGCATCAATACCGACAGATCATCACATTGCTGTAAGTCAGGAGCAGGAGTATAAATTTCCGGGCCGACCCCNNNNNNNNNNNNNNNNNNNNNNNNNNNNNNNNNNNNNNNNNNNNNNNNNNNNNNNNNNNNNNNNNNNNNNNNNNNNNNNNNNNNNNNNNNNNNNNNNNNNAGACCAAGCTTTGAAACGCCTCTTTACGTCCGGTGTATTTCTCCCGCATCTGGGGTTTCATCAATTTACCGGTCGGGTTGCGCATCACTTGATCAAACTTCACAACCCGAGGCAGTTTATAGGTTGCAATCCGGGTTTTGGCAAATTCAAGCAGCTCTTCCTCGGTCATGCTGCACCCCTCTTTAAGCTGGATAATGGCCATGACCACCTCAACCAGACGCTCGTCCGGAGACCCGATACAGGCGACATCATCAATATCGGAATGTTCCATCAAAGCGTCTTCAATCTCCACCGGAAAGATATTTTCACCACCACTGGTAATCATATCTTTCTTACGATCGACAATATAGTAGTAACCATCGGCATCGGTCTTCAAAAGATCGCCGGTATGAAGCCAGCCATCCTTCAGGCTCTCAGAGGTCATCTCAGGATTACCAAAATAGCCCTTCATCATCCGGGGAGTCTTGAAAATCAACTCGCCAACCTTTTCCGGTCCAACCTCCTTGCCTTCAAAATCCACCAGCCGGGCATCAACCCCGAAAGTCGGTTTGCCGATAGAGCCGGGGCGTTCCAGAACTTCCTCGGGATAGAGATTGAAGCTGCCTCCCCCGCCACCTTCGGTAATACCGTAGATATTGGAAACCCCGCAAGGCAGAATATCTACCAACCGTTTCATCACCTCAAAAGGCACCGGCTGAGCCCCGATCTCCATATATTTCCAAGCCGAGAGATCATAATCTTCCAACTTGATATCTCCTTTATCGATGGCATTAAGAATAGCTACCGCGATCGGCACAACAAAAAGAACATCGGTAGCCTTTTCTTCAGCCAGGGCTTCGATAATCCATTTGGGGTCTTTTAAATCACGCAGAATCGTTCCGGTGGCTCCAGTGGCATAAAAAGGAGCCCAGAGAAACATTGTCCCACTGTGGTAGAGGGGTAAAAAGAAAAGATAGTTATCATTCTTTTCGACAAAATAGCTCATACCGTTACCAATAGCGGTATTGTTCAGGGAGAAGTGACTGTGGAGCACCGGTTTCGGCTTTCCGGTAGTTCCGGAGGTGAACATCATCGCCAGATCAGCCTCACTCTCAACCTCAACCAGGGCCTCAGATATATCATCATATGCAGCCAAGTCGCGAAAATCAACCATCTTCTCGCCAAGCTTCTCGCCGACACAGATAAAATGCTTGACCGTTGTCAACTCTTCCCGAACCGGTTCCACCACCGGCAGAAACTCGGAACCAAAAATAAAAGCCTTGGGGTTTGAAACTTCGGCCGCAAACTTAATATCATTTCCGACAAAACGAAAATTAAGCGGTACCACGACAGCCCCGAGCTTGATGATAGCATAGTAGCTGACCAGCCATTCAAGACTGTTATTCTGCAGGTGCATTACATAATCGCCTTGTTTGATACCAAGCTCTTTATTGAGATAGTTGGCGACCCGGTTAATCGACTGATTAAATTCCTTCCAGGTAAAGGTTCGCCGCTCACCGGTCGCCGGGGTACGCTCAATTAAACAGATTTTTTCCGGCAGGTTATGGGCATGCAGGCAGGCATAGTTGGCATAATTCATTGTTTACATACTCCTTGTTCTTAAAAAATTAAATGAGTCAGCTACATAAATACTTATCTTAAGCAAAGCACAAAATGCAATAATCGTGCCATATACAATAGAACTTCTTATCGGCAAAACATCATCCATGTTAAACAAACCGATGAATAGACAGGAAGTACAATTTCAAAGATTCGGCCAACCGAGCTATAACTGCACATTAGGCTGAAGGCCAATAAAGTGAATTCATCTTCACCTGGTGGCAGGTCAATTTTCACCACAGATTGAGAACGTGACATAACCGGCACCAGCTATCATATTCCCAATCTGGGAATTCAGAATATATTTTTAATATTTCATAATATGTTGCTTTACCATATGTCAAGAAAAACCCATTACTGTAGGAATTACACATTTACAAAAGTCAATAACGGCTGTCACTGCCCACAGTCTGGGATGTAATTCTATTCCGTCTTCCGCAACATCACCAAATCGTCATCCAGGCCATGGCGTAACAGGTCCAGGCGTGGTGACATGGGAACCAGGTGTTCCGCTGGCACATGCATGAGGCGAAAGGGGAAAAGGCTTGTGCTGTCAAGCAGGTCCTTGATCGCGGCAGAACCGTTGGAGCGCGCGTACAGGGAAGCTTCAATAAGCCAGGAGATAAGTCTGGGATCGTCTATGGAGTATGTGAGCCCCTGGCTGTAGATGCCCTTCTTTTTGGTCTCGTTTAAAACTTCCCAATCGATGAAAGACCGGATGACGCGCCGCGCCGCTCTTGAAACAGTTTCTCGTTCTCCATATTGCTCGCGGACCCGCCGCTGTATCTGGCTTGCAGCTACACCCTCTTGAAGCCGAAGCAGAC from Pseudomonadota bacterium carries:
- a CDS encoding acetate--CoA ligase family protein produces the protein MLDALFRPKSVAVIGASNRELTIGYRIVQNLVDSGYKGPIFTVNPKAPFVKNFVAYKDITEVPLDVDLAHIIVKNTRVLAEIEKCGQKGVKVVIVNTAGFREIGANGIKLEEEMLVIARKYGIRVFGPNCQGVMNSDPEVRAYCNFTFTKMVPGTISVMAQSGGVGEVINNRLYEMGLGFRMYASYGNQSDINATEILEYWGNDPGTKVILLHIETLSDAAGFARVAAEITKNKPILAMKTGRTKLGAKAVSSHTGGMMGVDTTTSLLLEKCGILTFNDEEELCQAARALSALPVATGNRLAIITNTGGPGIIVTDEIIERGCEMAELSSDSQETLRENLYAEASIANPVDVLATATPEHYQLAAETLMKDPNVDIVFVNFITPFFVDTEGVARGLVEVAKNASKPMIVVAMTEKEGWATTLKIFADAGIPTFDMPEVGGRVTASLARYAQLKERHDSTPVSYADVDPSVAIRLIDKTRSSGRQFMSQSDAFSLLDAYGLPVIANGEVSDMSGALAAAAEIGYPVTLKVESEDVVHKSDAGGVLLNLETDKAVEKAFAELSRTFPSSQVFIQKYLNPGVEVMLGAHRENAELGHVLAFGLGGVFVEVLKDVVFKLNPLSKEDIAAMIRGIKGYPILAGVRGQEGVDLEKIEEFIGRLSILLDNHPEIEEMDLNPIFVYPRGQEPGLVDVRIKLS
- a CDS encoding acyl-CoA dehydratase activase yields the protein MAMGLFAGVDVGSTTTKVAIVDSSGKLLADAVDKSGFDFAGAAESVFSQVLGSLGVERQQVKRVVSTGYGRRNVAFADEMRTEILCHSAGAYHYYPEALTIIDIGGQDNKIIRVNAAGERETFSMNRKCAAGTGAFIEEVSYRLGLELSSLNGMAEKSENEVTIGSFCTVFSCTEILGLLRRGAKPEDIVKGVFRSVVKRVVEMDAIVGKVVLTGGVIAHNPIIARMMAEMTESQVVIAPHPQTMGAFGAALTARNL
- a CDS encoding 2-hydroxyacyl-CoA dehydratase family protein, translating into MAEIRRLKTAKLMKKVMADHFYEIDAAVKSGNPKVAWCTSVGPAELLRAMGFLVYFPENHSAILGATRTATDYIPVANAAGYSPEICSYLTADVGAYLKGFTPLTKIYGIESIPKPDVLVYNTNQCRDVKDWFEWYARRWDVPCLGIESYVNVGEVTKTHILGISGQFKKLAADLTAITGNKLDMDKLAETVWMSRKCSDLWKEVLEMANNKPSPLTFFDGTIHMGPAVVARGTQIAIDYYETLLEELRGWVDEGVAAVPGEKFRIYWEGMPIWGKLRENAEMFLRLKTNVIASTYCNSWIFTALDGNDPWDSMARAYTELFIVRDDDYKEDYYIKMKDIFDFDGVIFHDAKTCPANTNCRYGLPQRLQEKAGLPFVTIDGDLNDLRCYSEEQAITKIEAFIEQLGERI
- a CDS encoding helix-turn-helix transcriptional regulator; translated protein: MNDKKLLTTREVAAFLKINEKKVYRLIREGSIPCTRVVGKWLFPREQINRWLEEQTALAKNILLAGSDDPLLLSLIEEFNRIHFPRHLVFHAALGSKRGLLSLAAGKSQIAGVHLFHPPTGEYNLPYAAVHLHAKPYLVVNLAYRRQGLLVAKDNPLGIEGISDLARRDILFINRNDGSGTRYILDYQLVKEGLSPSQVNGYQREKVTHMEVGLTILRNDADVGVGIEYVADLLGLHFIPLVEERFDLVTLKDGFVAHPIKDFFSLLEPEKLTLRTEMFRGYNFRHSGEIIYPESS
- a CDS encoding Rne/Rng family ribonuclease, which gives rise to MSAELLMNVTKTETRVALMENRVLAELFYERSRDLGIVGNIYKGKVVKVLPGMDAAFVDIGLEKAAYLYVSDVCQSHESSTVFADQEGELLPFGDDSADGRIAPDRQIGDLLQEGQDILVRVSREPISTKGARITTYSSLAGRYLVLLPTVNNVGISRKIIDEEERQRLKELVMSVKPADMGVIVRTASECKDKQALIHDLDFLLKLWRNIQVKYENNPAPSLIYQDLSLPQRLIRDLYSADIDRLLIDSESEYQQLKNFVSTFFPGMDCSLELYRGVQPLFQAYDVEMEVNKALDKKVWLKSGGSIIIETTEALTAIDVNTGRYVGKRNLEDTILKTNLEAAKEIAFQLRLRNIGGIIIIDFIDMEDRKHRERVYDVLGESLKRDKAKAHVLKISELGMVEMTRERTRDNLVRVLCDDCPYCDGRGFIKSINTVTYEIIREIKSYSYAEEILELVVKVSPEVADYLYDMESLTMDSLEYELEKKITIRKDDHLHRDEYEIVGKR